The proteins below come from a single uncultured Dethiosulfovibrio sp. genomic window:
- a CDS encoding TRAP transporter large permease subunit, with protein sequence MTSFLMVILLLLVVLFMGMPVAFSLGATSVLLTLVYDLPMKVLSQSIFTSLEGFVLLSIPLFVLMSQVLLDGRIGDDLFEVMNAWVRHLPGGLAIATIMACAFFAAITGSGAATAATIGMVAYPAMIERGYDKKFTLGLLAAGGTLGILIPPSIPLILYGAITEESVGKLFIAGIIPGLILTGIFVVYSVVKSKRGGFTPMPKVPWKDRLSVTAKNIWGIILPLLVVGGIYSGAFTPTEAAAVGLVYSLFITMVIYRTIKVKDIPEICMKALGTSCMIAMVIAGAVLFGRVMTLLMIPQKLTELIIQNNFSPMMFIISMNLLMIILGMVLETVSIVLLTMPLVTPILMALHIDPIWYAIILTVNMTMALITPPVGMNLYVIKGLRKDINMGEIISGVLPFMLLLVVMLVIVMAFPALTTWLPSVMH encoded by the coding sequence ATGACTTCTTTTCTGATGGTGATATTGCTTCTGCTGGTTGTCCTGTTCATGGGTATGCCGGTGGCCTTTTCATTAGGGGCTACCTCTGTCTTGCTCACCTTGGTTTACGATCTACCGATGAAGGTCCTGTCTCAGTCGATCTTCACGTCCCTTGAGGGCTTCGTCCTGCTGTCCATACCCCTGTTCGTCCTCATGAGCCAGGTTCTTCTCGACGGCAGAATAGGGGACGACCTCTTTGAGGTCATGAACGCCTGGGTTCGCCACCTTCCTGGTGGTCTAGCCATAGCCACGATAATGGCGTGTGCTTTCTTCGCGGCCATAACCGGATCTGGGGCCGCCACCGCTGCCACGATCGGGATGGTTGCCTATCCTGCCATGATAGAGAGGGGTTACGACAAAAAGTTTACCCTAGGTCTTCTCGCAGCCGGAGGGACTTTAGGGATATTGATACCGCCCAGCATCCCCCTCATCCTCTACGGTGCCATCACCGAGGAGTCCGTAGGAAAGCTTTTCATCGCTGGAATAATCCCTGGGCTTATCCTCACCGGTATTTTCGTCGTCTACTCGGTGGTAAAGAGCAAGAGGGGTGGCTTTACCCCCATGCCCAAGGTCCCGTGGAAGGACCGTCTATCGGTTACGGCCAAGAATATATGGGGGATAATCCTGCCGCTGTTGGTGGTCGGTGGAATATACAGCGGTGCCTTCACCCCGACGGAGGCCGCCGCCGTTGGTTTGGTCTACAGCCTCTTCATAACCATGGTCATATATAGGACTATAAAGGTAAAAGATATCCCTGAAATATGTATGAAGGCGTTGGGAACCTCCTGCATGATCGCCATGGTTATAGCCGGAGCCGTCTTATTTGGGAGAGTTATGACGTTGCTCATGATCCCCCAGAAGTTGACGGAACTTATCATCCAAAATAATTTCTCTCCCATGATGTTTATTATATCGATGAATCTATTGATGATCATCCTGGGAATGGTTCTTGAGACGGTGTCCATAGTTCTGCTCACCATGCCACTGGTCACGCCCATCCTAATGGCGCTCCACATAGATCCTATCTGGTATGCCATTATCCTGACGGTCAACATGACTATGGCGCTCATAACTCCACCGGTGGGCATGAATCTCTACGTGATAAAGGGTTTGAGAAAGGACATAAACATGGGAGAGATAATCTCCGGTGTACTTCCTTTTATGCTTCTGCTGGTGGTGATGTTGGTCATAGTGATGGCGTTCCCGGCTTTGACCACCTGGCTTCCATCGGTGATGCACTGA
- a CDS encoding TRAP transporter small permease, whose product MGLILFYEVVRRYFFNAPTIWTQEVSVYLFMWCMFGGAAYALQKGKHVNIDLLTMRMSEKKQSLLKVLTSLVGVAFCSEIAIQGWGMIASAVKYQKHSPTPLQIPLWIPQSALFVGFTLLALQFVVIVLDEFDFLSTGERPAVQEGGHR is encoded by the coding sequence ATGGGTTTGATACTTTTTTACGAGGTTGTTCGGAGGTATTTTTTTAACGCCCCAACCATATGGACTCAAGAAGTGTCTGTCTATCTGTTCATGTGGTGTATGTTCGGCGGGGCCGCCTATGCCCTTCAGAAAGGTAAACACGTCAACATAGACCTTCTCACCATGAGGATGTCGGAGAAAAAACAGAGCCTGTTGAAGGTTTTGACCAGTTTGGTCGGCGTCGCTTTTTGCAGCGAGATAGCGATCCAGGGATGGGGGATGATAGCCAGTGCCGTAAAATATCAAAAGCACTCGCCTACCCCTCTTCAGATACCTCTTTGGATCCCTCAGTCAGCTTTGTTCGTGGGCTTTACTCTTTTAGCCCTTCAATTTGTGGTGATCGTGTTAGATGAATTTGATTTCCTCAGCACCGGAGAGAGGCCTGCGGTTCAGGAAGGTGGACATCGATGA
- a CDS encoding DctP family TRAP transporter solute-binding subunit: MNGTMRRVLCISITMATIAISTLAAYAVEIKLSNQLPPSHHISKALDLFADKVKEYSGGDMTVTVFHSAQLFKDTEVVEALQERLVPIALVPVNKWAGMIPATDIFEVPFVFKGLDSIKKFIDAGAGDLLNEEFKKKGVTNLFWADYGFVQFFNSKRPLAAPSDFDGLKIRTFSNGTAETVTALGGTPVVMSSSEMYMALQRGTVDGATTGMPAAVSRKIFEVQKYLTVCNYTTAQFVVQCNLEWWDKLSDGDRDILNRAGSDAEAWLRTQIAQSEIDAQKVIADAGLEILELDEGQRKVFVEATETVRSGFADKSPLCKQLVDIALGLE, translated from the coding sequence ATGAATGGAACTATGCGCAGGGTGTTATGTATCAGCATAACCATGGCGACCATCGCCATATCCACACTGGCGGCTTATGCCGTTGAGATTAAACTATCCAACCAGCTCCCCCCCTCTCACCATATCTCAAAGGCACTGGATCTCTTTGCCGACAAGGTCAAGGAGTACTCCGGTGGGGATATGACCGTGACGGTCTTCCATTCGGCTCAGCTTTTTAAGGATACAGAGGTCGTAGAGGCCCTTCAGGAAAGGTTGGTCCCTATAGCCCTGGTTCCGGTGAACAAATGGGCTGGAATGATACCGGCTACGGATATATTTGAGGTTCCTTTCGTCTTCAAAGGGCTTGATTCCATAAAGAAGTTCATCGATGCCGGGGCTGGCGATCTACTGAACGAAGAGTTCAAGAAAAAGGGAGTGACGAACCTTTTCTGGGCCGACTACGGTTTTGTGCAGTTCTTCAACAGCAAGCGGCCCCTTGCAGCTCCTTCCGATTTTGATGGTCTAAAGATCAGGACCTTCAGCAACGGCACAGCTGAGACCGTTACCGCCCTCGGTGGAACGCCGGTCGTCATGAGTTCGTCGGAGATGTACATGGCGCTTCAGAGGGGTACCGTAGATGGAGCGACAACAGGTATGCCTGCGGCGGTCTCCAGAAAGATATTCGAGGTTCAAAAATACCTCACAGTCTGCAACTACACCACAGCTCAGTTCGTGGTTCAGTGCAACCTTGAGTGGTGGGACAAGCTCTCCGACGGAGATAGGGATATCCTGAACAGAGCAGGAAGCGACGCTGAGGCATGGCTTAGAACCCAGATCGCCCAGTCGGAGATCGACGCTCAGAAGGTCATAGCCGATGCAGGACTTGAGATACTGGAGCTCGATGAAGGGCAGAGAAAGGTTTTTGTCGAGGCCACCGAAACGGTCAGAAGTGGGTTTGCCGATAAGAGCCCTCTCTGCAAGCAGCTGGTCGACATCGCCCTGGGGTTGGAGTGA
- a CDS encoding GntR family transcriptional regulator, with protein sequence MTVGSLEYVTLSSQMFDYLRREIIVSSEFKDGVYIREGDIAERLGVSRAPVREALKQMEMMGLVVSVPRRGVKVRLFSKEELDELYEMRVILEGVVFRTIVENGLFTSEVRPKFEKMLEELLYICEGEGSRRDKILLFCDRDLAFHKSLADLSGKIWTSRALETLYYQLHLALLGELEEVEVLADLVRLHYHIIEYLSSGDLEKLTSDRRYSYFNRRKTTLEGIRGNEQG encoded by the coding sequence ATGACGGTTGGATCTTTGGAATACGTCACGCTGAGCAGCCAGATGTTCGACTATCTTCGGAGGGAGATCATAGTCTCATCTGAGTTCAAAGACGGCGTTTACATAAGGGAAGGGGATATAGCTGAACGGCTAGGGGTCAGTCGAGCTCCGGTCAGGGAGGCTTTAAAGCAGATGGAGATGATGGGACTCGTCGTCTCGGTCCCGAGGCGAGGGGTCAAGGTTCGCCTCTTCTCCAAGGAGGAACTGGACGAGCTTTACGAGATGAGGGTTATCCTGGAGGGAGTGGTATTCAGAACCATCGTGGAGAACGGTCTGTTCACCTCCGAGGTGAGGCCCAAGTTCGAAAAAATGTTGGAGGAACTCCTGTACATTTGTGAGGGCGAAGGATCCAGGCGGGATAAGATTCTGCTGTTCTGCGATAGGGATCTGGCATTTCATAAATCGTTAGCGGATCTCTCCGGTAAAATCTGGACCTCCAGGGCACTTGAGACCCTCTACTATCAGCTTCACCTAGCCCTTTTGGGGGAGTTGGAGGAGGTAGAGGTGTTGGCCGATCTTGTGCGGCTTCATTATCACATCATTGAATATCTATCCAGTGGAGACTTGGAGAAATTGACCTCCGATCGAAGGTACAGCTATTTCAACAGGAGAAAGACTACCCTAGAGGGGATTAGGGGGAATGAACAGGGATAA
- the hcp gene encoding hydroxylamine reductase encodes MYCFQCQETAKNSGCTVRGVCGKPESTANLQDLLIYILKGIAVWGVKADELGVLRESDGLFVGQGLFTTITNANWDDDRFVDLIGRGIALRDDIRDRFKEAYKAKNGSEFGGSVHDCATWNGPVSAYAEKALSVGVLSTGNEDVRSLRELLVIGLKGIAAYGDHAAVLGYEDHAIYGFFMEALESTTRDLSVDEMVALVMKAGDYAVKTMALLDKANTETYGNPEITEVNLGVRGNPAILISGHDLRDMEDLLKQTEGTGVDIYTHGEMLPAHYYPAFKKYDNFVGNYGNSWWLQNDEFEAFNGAILMTTNCLVPLKSSNTYKDRLFTTGMTGYPDVVHIPDREDGKPKDFSTVIEKAKSCPAPKELETGKIVGGFAHNQVMALADKVVEAVKSGAIKRFVVMAGCDGRHKSRDYYTQVAQVLPKDTVILTAGCAKYRYNKLDLGDIGGIPRVLDAGQCNDSYSLAVIALKLKEAFGLNDINELPISYDIAWYEQKAVAVLLALLFLGVKDIRLGPTIPGFLSPNVAKVLVDNFGIKAIDTVESDVAAMMAGK; translated from the coding sequence ATGTATTGTTTCCAGTGTCAGGAAACGGCGAAAAACAGCGGTTGCACCGTGAGGGGCGTGTGCGGCAAGCCCGAATCTACGGCGAACCTTCAGGACCTTTTGATATATATCTTAAAGGGAATTGCCGTCTGGGGGGTAAAGGCCGACGAGCTCGGTGTGCTTCGGGAGTCCGACGGACTCTTCGTGGGGCAGGGGCTATTTACGACCATAACCAACGCCAACTGGGACGATGATCGCTTTGTCGATCTTATCGGCCGTGGGATAGCTCTGAGGGACGACATCAGGGATCGTTTCAAGGAGGCCTATAAGGCCAAGAATGGATCGGAGTTCGGCGGATCGGTACACGACTGCGCTACATGGAACGGCCCTGTCTCGGCCTACGCTGAAAAGGCCCTCTCGGTGGGTGTCCTCTCCACGGGTAACGAGGACGTCCGTTCCCTTCGGGAGCTTTTGGTGATAGGGCTCAAGGGGATAGCTGCATACGGCGATCACGCCGCGGTGTTGGGCTACGAGGATCACGCTATATACGGCTTCTTCATGGAGGCCCTCGAGTCCACCACCAGGGATCTATCGGTGGACGAGATGGTGGCTCTGGTCATGAAGGCAGGGGATTACGCAGTAAAGACCATGGCTCTGTTGGACAAGGCCAACACCGAGACCTACGGCAACCCGGAGATAACCGAGGTCAACCTGGGGGTCCGTGGAAACCCCGCCATACTGATCAGTGGCCACGACCTGAGGGACATGGAGGACCTGCTGAAGCAGACCGAGGGTACAGGGGTGGACATCTACACCCACGGCGAGATGCTTCCCGCCCACTACTATCCTGCCTTCAAGAAGTACGACAACTTCGTGGGCAACTACGGCAACTCCTGGTGGCTCCAGAACGACGAGTTCGAGGCCTTCAACGGGGCCATACTCATGACCACCAACTGCCTGGTTCCCTTAAAGTCCAGCAACACCTACAAAGACAGGCTCTTCACCACAGGGATGACCGGCTATCCCGACGTGGTCCACATACCGGACAGGGAGGACGGAAAGCCCAAGGACTTTTCCACCGTCATAGAGAAGGCCAAGTCCTGCCCAGCCCCTAAGGAGCTTGAGACTGGCAAGATAGTCGGTGGCTTCGCCCACAACCAGGTCATGGCACTGGCGGATAAGGTTGTCGAGGCGGTCAAGTCCGGGGCCATCAAGCGCTTCGTCGTAATGGCTGGGTGCGACGGTCGCCATAAGTCCAGAGACTACTATACCCAGGTGGCCCAGGTACTGCCTAAAGACACGGTTATTCTGACCGCGGGATGCGCCAAATACCGCTATAACAAGCTGGACCTGGGAGACATAGGTGGCATTCCAAGGGTTTTGGACGCCGGTCAGTGCAACGACTCCTACTCCCTGGCGGTCATAGCCCTGAAGCTAAAAGAGGCATTCGGCCTGAACGATATCAACGAGCTTCCCATCTCCTACGACATAGCCTGGTACGAGCAGAAGGCCGTTGCTGTACTGTTGGCTCTCCTCTTCCTAGGGGTGAAAGATATCCGGCTTGGGCCCACTATACCGGGATTCCTGTCTCCAAACGTGGCGAAGGTGCTGGTCGACAACTTCGGCATAAAGGCCATAGATACCGTGGAGTCCGACGTAGCTGCCATGATGGCGGGCAAATAG
- a CDS encoding Crp/Fnr family transcriptional regulator has protein sequence MEDRKSLLTVIAGFQGLDREDLEKLRAIIVQGEHKKGDLIFSDGQDGRGFFAVLRGQVKVYKMSPEGKEVILHVCGPGDQFGQAAMFGNQRYPAWAEALCASTVALFPGESFLELIGRYPHIALAMFQDLSSKLRQLTSQVEGLALKEVPGRLASYLVYLAEEQKNPGSIVLDTSKHQLASILGTTPETLSRILSDMTERNLISVDRREITLLDHDYIIQLANQGRYGA, from the coding sequence TTGGAGGACAGAAAATCGCTTCTCACCGTTATAGCTGGATTTCAGGGTCTGGACCGAGAGGACCTTGAAAAATTGAGAGCTATCATAGTCCAGGGAGAACACAAAAAAGGGGACCTTATCTTCTCCGACGGCCAGGACGGAAGGGGATTTTTCGCCGTCCTGAGAGGACAGGTCAAGGTCTACAAGATGTCTCCCGAGGGCAAGGAGGTTATCCTCCACGTATGCGGACCAGGGGATCAGTTCGGCCAGGCAGCCATGTTCGGAAATCAGCGGTATCCCGCCTGGGCGGAAGCCCTCTGTGCCAGCACGGTGGCCCTTTTTCCCGGAGAATCCTTTTTGGAGCTGATAGGGAGATATCCTCACATAGCCCTCGCCATGTTTCAAGATCTATCCTCCAAACTCAGACAGCTCACCTCCCAGGTGGAGGGCCTTGCCCTTAAAGAAGTCCCAGGTAGGTTGGCGTCTTATCTGGTCTATCTAGCTGAGGAACAGAAAAACCCTGGCTCTATAGTTTTGGACACATCAAAACACCAGCTTGCCTCTATCCTCGGTACCACGCCGGAAACACTGTCACGAATCCTTTCTGATATGACAGAGAGAAACTTAATAAGCGTAGACAGACGAGAGATAACCCTTTTGGACCACGATTACATTATCCAGCTGGCCAACCAGGGTCGATACGGAGCCTAG
- a CDS encoding ATP-binding protein, producing the protein MASKIALLIGLSVISTGISLSALSILENDRLVRSMTMVTNEILDHDVQNKVKNDELSSEIYGKAMIDYMTRIAMPPLWDLNYRTLKDYADSMVQVPEVVAVAIYREDGSVVAGKPIDREKGGNLNLFSSDIVRNGDMIGSIKVWISRERVKSLKLENEAVKELLLSSFQDSSTHAKTQASSRMLIMSLVVTILTVLISFVLVFYLINPIRKITAAIKKIGNSSSDRSLSESGDTLGSRLSELRSYLESNTSTLGDEASVLSDALIRMATLIESHVAIHRAVSDIMNVAAVSQTKDDFVWNFVRLVMRETSSCMASFYVARESDPNFMDLIASVGLPAEAQKSVKIDQLEGQFGTAIMDGKVKVTDVPPGRYLPFRTMAGKMAPVQFITVPLKSQNKIVALFSMASLTPYPENYHRILHLVQEGMNAALGNMIAGERERELVQELQAANQELAAQSEELEYQAGELEIQNQELEVQRRKSEEASKLKTEFLSNMSHELRTPLNSILALSRVLRSEGKERFEEEELEYLEIIERNGKNLLGLINGILDLARIEAGKEDLELKEFNLNSLLIDLTDSLRPIASDKGIQLELSLPNKPQTIVSDIDKLNRIISNIASNAIKFTESGGVYIKVLPGGASISVEIEDTGIGIPEEYLELIFEEFRQGDGSTVRRFEGTGLGLSIAKKYADMLGISLSVQSEVDRGTTFTVTIPYQNNLKREKTLLPLLEEIGIESSPTVYVIEDNLISSSNIRRILVAHEIRTITFSRAREALDAIAIAPPDGIVLDLMMPEMDGFEFLKELRFKTHGIPVMVLTAKVLTSEDKRFLRDHEVECIIYKGDVESRILVAKLRSLMKK; encoded by the coding sequence ATGGCCAGTAAGATAGCCCTTCTCATTGGGCTAAGCGTTATCTCCACCGGAATATCCCTGTCCGCCCTGTCCATATTGGAAAACGATAGGCTTGTCCGATCTATGACCATGGTCACCAACGAAATACTGGACCATGACGTCCAAAACAAGGTAAAAAACGACGAGCTTTCGTCGGAGATATACGGAAAAGCGATGATCGACTACATGACCAGGATAGCAATGCCCCCTCTATGGGACCTCAACTATCGGACCTTAAAGGACTACGCCGATAGCATGGTCCAGGTTCCCGAGGTGGTGGCGGTTGCCATCTACCGGGAGGACGGCTCGGTAGTAGCAGGAAAACCGATAGACCGTGAGAAAGGGGGAAACTTAAACCTTTTTTCCTCCGATATAGTCAGAAACGGCGATATGATAGGCTCTATCAAGGTGTGGATAAGCAGGGAGAGGGTAAAATCCCTGAAATTAGAGAACGAGGCTGTAAAAGAGCTGTTACTGAGCTCTTTCCAGGATAGCTCCACCCACGCCAAAACCCAGGCTTCCTCCAGAATGCTGATCATGTCTCTGGTGGTAACAATATTAACGGTTTTAATTAGCTTTGTGCTGGTTTTTTACCTCATCAACCCCATCAGGAAGATCACCGCAGCCATAAAAAAGATAGGAAACAGCTCTTCCGATCGGTCGTTATCAGAATCGGGAGACACCTTAGGTTCCAGGCTCTCGGAGCTCAGAAGCTATTTGGAGAGCAACACATCCACCTTAGGCGACGAAGCCTCGGTCCTATCGGACGCCCTAATCCGAATGGCGACCCTCATAGAGTCTCACGTGGCGATCCACAGGGCTGTATCGGACATAATGAACGTCGCAGCCGTATCCCAGACGAAAGACGATTTTGTCTGGAACTTCGTCAGACTGGTTATGAGGGAAACCTCCTCCTGTATGGCATCCTTCTACGTCGCCCGAGAATCGGACCCTAATTTTATGGATCTCATCGCCTCGGTAGGATTGCCTGCAGAGGCTCAAAAGTCCGTAAAGATCGATCAGTTAGAGGGACAGTTCGGCACCGCCATCATGGACGGCAAGGTAAAGGTCACCGACGTTCCACCGGGAAGATACCTTCCCTTCAGGACTATGGCGGGGAAGATGGCCCCGGTTCAGTTCATAACCGTCCCCCTTAAAAGCCAAAACAAGATAGTAGCCCTTTTCTCCATGGCCTCTCTGACCCCCTACCCCGAGAACTACCACCGAATCCTCCACCTGGTACAGGAGGGCATGAACGCAGCATTAGGCAACATGATCGCCGGAGAAAGGGAAAGAGAGCTAGTCCAGGAACTCCAGGCGGCAAACCAGGAGCTGGCGGCCCAGTCGGAGGAGCTGGAGTACCAGGCGGGAGAGCTGGAGATCCAGAACCAGGAACTGGAGGTCCAGAGGAGAAAGTCCGAAGAGGCAAGCAAACTTAAAACCGAGTTTTTATCCAATATGAGCCATGAGCTGAGGACCCCTTTGAACTCCATACTGGCCCTCTCAAGAGTCCTGAGGTCCGAAGGGAAGGAGCGATTTGAGGAGGAAGAGCTGGAATATCTGGAGATAATAGAGAGAAACGGCAAGAACCTCCTAGGGCTTATCAACGGCATACTGGATCTGGCAAGGATAGAGGCGGGCAAGGAAGATCTAGAACTAAAAGAGTTTAATTTAAATTCCCTCCTGATCGACCTCACCGACAGCCTTCGTCCTATAGCCTCGGATAAAGGGATTCAGCTGGAGCTGTCCCTGCCGAATAAACCTCAGACGATAGTGTCCGACATTGACAAGCTGAACAGGATCATAAGCAACATAGCCTCTAACGCCATAAAATTCACCGAGAGCGGAGGGGTATACATAAAAGTACTGCCTGGAGGGGCCTCAATCTCGGTGGAGATAGAGGATACGGGCATAGGCATACCGGAGGAATACCTGGAGCTGATCTTCGAAGAATTCCGTCAGGGAGACGGCTCTACGGTCAGGAGGTTTGAGGGAACGGGCCTCGGGTTGTCTATAGCTAAAAAATACGCCGACATGTTGGGCATATCCCTGTCGGTGCAAAGCGAGGTGGATAGAGGAACTACCTTTACCGTCACAATACCCTACCAAAATAATCTAAAAAGGGAAAAAACACTGTTGCCGCTCCTGGAGGAGATAGGCATAGAGAGCTCTCCGACGGTCTACGTCATAGAGGACAACCTTATATCCTCCAGCAATATCAGGAGAATTCTCGTGGCCCACGAGATAAGAACTATTACCTTCTCCAGAGCGAGGGAAGCACTGGACGCCATAGCTATAGCCCCTCCTGACGGAATAGTCCTGGACCTGATGATGCCTGAGATGGACGGATTTGAGTTCTTAAAGGAGCTTCGTTTTAAAACCCACGGAATCCCCGTAATGGTGCTGACTGCAAAGGTCCTGACCAGCGAGGACAAGCGATTTTTAAGAGACCATGAAGTGGAATGTATCATCTATAAAGGCGACGTAGAGTCGAGAATACTGGTGGCGAAGCTCAGGAGCCTTATGAAAAAATAG
- a CDS encoding acetamidase/formamidase family protein, which translates to MQKVQKENLIYAFEPGMDPVITVNPGETVRVEAWDCFKGQIQSEDTLCSEIDFGQINPATGPIFVNDAEPGDTLKVEIMGMDMANQGVTVIVPGEGILGHMVKDPVTMVIPVKDGFCLFKDIKIPIKPMIGVIGVAPEDGSFPTGTPWRHGGNMDNRYIGPGATIYLPVRQKGALLALGDCHAVMGDGEVCCSGCEIDATVTLRLDVIKGASLPWPLVETSQVISLVVSGDDLNDATEEATREGVAMIQRGKGLSWEESYMLSSLVMDLEICQLVDPKKTVRATFQRTFMTAKGLLKSTPV; encoded by the coding sequence ATGCAAAAGGTACAAAAAGAAAACCTGATATACGCCTTTGAGCCCGGGATGGATCCTGTCATCACGGTAAACCCAGGTGAGACCGTTCGTGTGGAGGCATGGGACTGCTTTAAGGGACAGATCCAGTCGGAGGACACCCTATGCTCTGAGATAGACTTCGGCCAGATCAATCCAGCCACAGGCCCTATCTTCGTCAACGACGCCGAGCCAGGGGACACCCTTAAGGTGGAGATAATGGGCATGGATATGGCGAACCAGGGAGTCACGGTAATAGTCCCAGGGGAGGGAATCTTAGGCCACATGGTCAAAGATCCTGTCACAATGGTCATACCGGTCAAAGACGGTTTCTGCCTGTTCAAAGACATAAAGATACCTATAAAGCCCATGATAGGGGTCATAGGGGTGGCTCCGGAGGATGGCTCTTTCCCCACCGGGACCCCCTGGCGGCATGGCGGCAACATGGACAACCGCTACATCGGCCCAGGAGCGACGATCTATCTGCCTGTGAGACAGAAAGGAGCCCTTCTCGCCCTCGGGGATTGCCACGCCGTGATGGGGGACGGCGAGGTGTGTTGCTCAGGGTGCGAGATCGATGCCACCGTAACCCTGAGGCTGGACGTCATAAAGGGAGCCTCCCTTCCCTGGCCTCTGGTTGAGACCTCTCAGGTAATATCACTGGTGGTCTCGGGAGATGACCTTAACGACGCAACCGAGGAGGCCACCAGAGAAGGGGTTGCCATGATCCAGAGGGGGAAGGGGCTGTCCTGGGAGGAGTCCTACATGCTCTCTAGCCTTGTGATGGATCTGGAGATATGCCAGCTTGTGGACCCAAAAAAGACGGTAAGGGCAACCTTCCAGAGGACTTTTATGACCGCAAAAGGCTTGCTTAAAAGCACCCCAGTGTAG
- a CDS encoding transporter substrate-binding domain-containing protein: protein MKKNLSIAVVMVLAFFAGSAWASQKVVVYGDDGYPPYSYGEGRDVKGIYVDILKEAFSKMEGYDVEIKVLPWKRLLSELEAGKIMAGFPPYKVASRPWMVYSEPILQENVVVFGLKSKMEGKTKWPEDFYGSRIGLNNGYSYENLLGQDGAKAVAEGKLIVEEAMDSPTNLRKLAAGRVDVYVNDQLTDISEFASGEDPVVLASTVGGQWGYLGFSSNNSSFPYADEFRGTFDEVIKEMKDSGRIDEILKSYMK from the coding sequence ATGAAAAAAAATCTAAGCATTGCGGTTGTGATGGTCCTTGCCTTTTTCGCCGGTTCCGCCTGGGCCTCCCAGAAGGTGGTGGTCTACGGAGACGACGGATATCCCCCCTATTCCTACGGTGAAGGCAGGGATGTAAAGGGGATCTACGTGGACATACTTAAGGAGGCCTTCTCAAAAATGGAGGGCTACGACGTAGAGATCAAGGTGCTACCCTGGAAGAGACTCTTAAGCGAGCTTGAGGCTGGTAAGATAATGGCGGGCTTTCCTCCCTACAAAGTAGCCTCTAGACCCTGGATGGTCTACTCAGAGCCTATACTGCAGGAAAACGTGGTGGTCTTCGGGCTCAAATCGAAGATGGAGGGCAAAACCAAATGGCCCGAGGACTTCTACGGCTCCAGGATAGGCCTTAACAACGGATACTCCTACGAAAACCTGCTTGGACAGGACGGAGCAAAGGCGGTAGCAGAGGGCAAACTCATAGTAGAGGAGGCCATGGACAGCCCCACCAACCTCAGAAAGTTAGCGGCAGGTCGGGTAGACGTCTACGTAAACGACCAGCTAACCGATATATCGGAGTTCGCCTCCGGTGAGGATCCTGTGGTCTTAGCCTCCACGGTAGGAGGCCAGTGGGGATACCTGGGCTTCAGCTCTAACAACAGTTCCTTCCCCTACGCCGACGAATTCAGGGGCACCTTTGACGAGGTCATAAAGGAAATGAAGGACTCAGGGAGAATAGACGAAATCCTCAAAAGCTATATGAAGTAA